The following are from one region of the Salmo trutta chromosome 22, fSalTru1.1, whole genome shotgun sequence genome:
- the LOC115158051 gene encoding ELAV-like protein 1 isoform X2 produces the protein MAVRRGHIRYLKVCEVQSCQGDNRESQRHGSKGSINIKQVVYDNDYDEHMADEPKDAKTNLIVNYLPQNMSQDELRSLFSSIGEVESAKLIRDKVAGHSLGYGFVNYVNASDAERAINTLNGLRLQSKTIKVSFARPSSDGIKDANLYISGLPKTMTQKDVEDMFTRYGQIINSRVLVDQASGLSRGVAFIRFDKRAEAEDAIKDLNGQKPPGASEPITVKFAANPNQAKNSQVINQLYHNQGRRFGGPVHHQAQRFRFSPMSVDHMSSMSTVSAEGNSTAGWCIFIYNLGQDADEGILWQMFGPFGAVTNVKVIRDFNTNKCKGFGFVTMTNYEEAAMAIASLNGYRLGDKILQVSFKTSKGGHK, from the exons ATGGCAGTCAGAAGGGGACACATCAGATACCTCAAA gtgtgtgaggtacagagtTGTCAGGGTGACAACAGAGAGTCACAACGGCATGGAAGTAAGGGTTCAATTAACATAAAG CAAGTAGTGTATGATAACGATTACGACGAACACATGGCAGACGAGCCTAAAGATGCCAAAACCAACCTTATCGTCAATTACCTGCCCCAAAACATGAGCCAGGACGAGTTGCGGAGTCTCTTCAGCAGCATCGGCGAGGTGGAGTCTGCCAAACTCATCCGCGATAAAGTGGCAG gCCACAGTTTAGGGTACGGATTTGTTAACTATGTTAACGCTAGTGATGCAGAAAGGGCTATCAATACCCTCAATGGGCTGAGACTACAGTCTAAAACTATCAAG GTGTCCTTCGCCAGGCCGAGCTCTGACGGTATTAAGGATGCCAATCTTTACATTAGTGGGCTGCCCAAGACCATGACACAGAAAGACGTGGAGGATATGTTCACACGCTATGGCCAGATCATCAACTCACGTGTCTTGGTCGATCAGGCCTCAG GCCTGTCCAGGGGTGTGGCCTTTATCCGCTTTGACAAACGGGCTGAGGCGGAGGACGCCATTAAAGACCTGAACGGGCAGAAACCCCCTGGGGCCTCGGAGCCCATCACAGTGAAGTTTGCTGCCAACCCCAACCAGGCCAAGAACTCCCAGGTCATCAACCAGCTTTACCACAACCAGGGTCGGCGCTTTGGGGGCCCAGTACACCACCAGGCCCAGAGATTCAG GTTCTCTCCGATGAGTGTAGACCACATGAGCAGCATGTCTACGGTCAGCGCTGAAGGGAACTCTACGGCCGGCTGGTGCATCTTCATTTACAACCTGGGCCAGGACGCTGACGAGGGCATCCTGTGGCAGATGTTCGGGCCCTTCGGAGCCGTCACCAACGTCAAGGTCATCCGCGACTTCAACACCAATAAGTGCAAAGGCTTCGGCTTCGTCACCATGACCAACTACGAGGAGGCGGCCATGGCCATCGCCAGCCTCAACGGTTACCGGCTTGGAGACAAGATACTGCAGGTTTCCTTCAAAACCAGCAAGGGGGGTCACAAGTAA
- the LOC115158052 gene encoding uncharacterized protein LOC115158052, whose protein sequence is MEEMGNKVKMTWLGNTSWNLGPERQRLGGRMRLFRAFMFVESSRKVFWRHRVRNQREKVEKLKAAPAEVEEANNNFSWNVFSISTHPSAVPMLLHLSPQDTDSLMQDLREVLGSFTGPDCHVTPKVTWAERQTLCAQKWGGERERQWSTACSLLKEQVYLLPMAMPQQCVFPPAPQRPDSDEWQAVILIGINGCYKLSLPDLNCSGCLRYWRVGLDELVKSGYWPATMTYQTIFTVDLFKSFEDIKLLAPRCSRHAFLGMLDGRTKHFGRSGKICGGTFQKPFL, encoded by the exons ATGGAGGAGATGGGgaacaaagtgaaaatgacatgGCTTGGAAACACCTCTTGGAACCTGGGGCCAGAAAGGCAAAGACTGGGTGGACGCATGAGGCTTTTTAGGGCTTTCATGTTTGTGGAGTCCAGCAGAAAAGTATTCTGGAGGCATAGAGTCAG GAACCAGAGGGAGAAAGTGGAGAAACTAAAAGCAGCTCCAGCTGAAGTAGAGGAAGCCAACAACAACTTCAGTTGGAATG TTTTCAGTATCAGTACTCATCCTTCTGCAGTACCCATGCTCTTGCACCTATCCCCACAAGATACAG ACTCCCTAATGCAGGACCTACGGGAGGTGCTGGGGAGTTTCACAGGGCCAGATTGTCATGTAACCCCAAAGGTGACTTGGGCAGAGAGGCAGACCTTGTGTGCACAAAAGtgggggggggaaagagagagacaatggTCGACAGCATGCTCTCTGCTGAAG GAGCAAG TTTATCTTTTGCCCATGGCTATGCCACAGCAGTGTGTTTTCCCCCCTGCTCCCCAGCGCCCTGACAGTGACGAGTGGCAAGCAGTCATCCTGATTGGAATAAATG GGTGCTACAAACTGTCCCTTCCTGATCTGAACTGCTCTGGGTGTCTGAGATATTGGAGAGTGGGGCTGGACGAACTTGTAAAGAGTGGCTACTGGCCAGCCACCATGACTTACCAGACCATCTTCACAGTGGACCTCTTCAAGTCCTTTGAAGACATAAAATTGTTGGCCCCAAGATGCTCCCGTCATGCCTTTTTGGGAATGCTTGACGGAAGAACAAAGCACTTTGGCAGg AGTGGAAAGATATGTGGTGGCACATTCCAGAAGCCATTCCTCTAG
- the LOC115158051 gene encoding ELAV-like protein 1 isoform X1 — MAVRRGHIRYLKVCEVQSCQGDNRESQRHGSKGSINIKQVVYDNDYDEHMADEPKDAKTNLIVNYLPQNMSQDELRSLFSSIGEVESAKLIRDKVAGNPYHKNQSHSLGYGFVNYVNASDAERAINTLNGLRLQSKTIKVSFARPSSDGIKDANLYISGLPKTMTQKDVEDMFTRYGQIINSRVLVDQASGLSRGVAFIRFDKRAEAEDAIKDLNGQKPPGASEPITVKFAANPNQAKNSQVINQLYHNQGRRFGGPVHHQAQRFRFSPMSVDHMSSMSTVSAEGNSTAGWCIFIYNLGQDADEGILWQMFGPFGAVTNVKVIRDFNTNKCKGFGFVTMTNYEEAAMAIASLNGYRLGDKILQVSFKTSKGGHK, encoded by the exons ATGGCAGTCAGAAGGGGACACATCAGATACCTCAAA gtgtgtgaggtacagagtTGTCAGGGTGACAACAGAGAGTCACAACGGCATGGAAGTAAGGGTTCAATTAACATAAAG CAAGTAGTGTATGATAACGATTACGACGAACACATGGCAGACGAGCCTAAAGATGCCAAAACCAACCTTATCGTCAATTACCTGCCCCAAAACATGAGCCAGGACGAGTTGCGGAGTCTCTTCAGCAGCATCGGCGAGGTGGAGTCTGCCAAACTCATCCGCGATAAAGTGGCAGGTAATCCCTATCACAAAAACCAGA gCCACAGTTTAGGGTACGGATTTGTTAACTATGTTAACGCTAGTGATGCAGAAAGGGCTATCAATACCCTCAATGGGCTGAGACTACAGTCTAAAACTATCAAG GTGTCCTTCGCCAGGCCGAGCTCTGACGGTATTAAGGATGCCAATCTTTACATTAGTGGGCTGCCCAAGACCATGACACAGAAAGACGTGGAGGATATGTTCACACGCTATGGCCAGATCATCAACTCACGTGTCTTGGTCGATCAGGCCTCAG GCCTGTCCAGGGGTGTGGCCTTTATCCGCTTTGACAAACGGGCTGAGGCGGAGGACGCCATTAAAGACCTGAACGGGCAGAAACCCCCTGGGGCCTCGGAGCCCATCACAGTGAAGTTTGCTGCCAACCCCAACCAGGCCAAGAACTCCCAGGTCATCAACCAGCTTTACCACAACCAGGGTCGGCGCTTTGGGGGCCCAGTACACCACCAGGCCCAGAGATTCAG GTTCTCTCCGATGAGTGTAGACCACATGAGCAGCATGTCTACGGTCAGCGCTGAAGGGAACTCTACGGCCGGCTGGTGCATCTTCATTTACAACCTGGGCCAGGACGCTGACGAGGGCATCCTGTGGCAGATGTTCGGGCCCTTCGGAGCCGTCACCAACGTCAAGGTCATCCGCGACTTCAACACCAATAAGTGCAAAGGCTTCGGCTTCGTCACCATGACCAACTACGAGGAGGCGGCCATGGCCATCGCCAGCCTCAACGGTTACCGGCTTGGAGACAAGATACTGCAGGTTTCCTTCAAAACCAGCAAGGGGGGTCACAAGTAA
- the LOC115158051 gene encoding ELAV-like protein 1 isoform X3 — translation MTQKDVEDMFTRYGQIINSRVLVDQASGLSRGVAFIRFDKRAEAEDAIKDLNGQKPPGASEPITVKFAANPNQAKNSQVINQLYHNQGRRFGGPVHHQAQRFRFSPMSVDHMSSMSTVSAEGNSTAGWCIFIYNLGQDADEGILWQMFGPFGAVTNVKVIRDFNTNKCKGFGFVTMTNYEEAAMAIASLNGYRLGDKILQVSFKTSKGGHK, via the exons ATGACACAGAAAGACGTGGAGGATATGTTCACACGCTATGGCCAGATCATCAACTCACGTGTCTTGGTCGATCAGGCCTCAG GCCTGTCCAGGGGTGTGGCCTTTATCCGCTTTGACAAACGGGCTGAGGCGGAGGACGCCATTAAAGACCTGAACGGGCAGAAACCCCCTGGGGCCTCGGAGCCCATCACAGTGAAGTTTGCTGCCAACCCCAACCAGGCCAAGAACTCCCAGGTCATCAACCAGCTTTACCACAACCAGGGTCGGCGCTTTGGGGGCCCAGTACACCACCAGGCCCAGAGATTCAG GTTCTCTCCGATGAGTGTAGACCACATGAGCAGCATGTCTACGGTCAGCGCTGAAGGGAACTCTACGGCCGGCTGGTGCATCTTCATTTACAACCTGGGCCAGGACGCTGACGAGGGCATCCTGTGGCAGATGTTCGGGCCCTTCGGAGCCGTCACCAACGTCAAGGTCATCCGCGACTTCAACACCAATAAGTGCAAAGGCTTCGGCTTCGTCACCATGACCAACTACGAGGAGGCGGCCATGGCCATCGCCAGCCTCAACGGTTACCGGCTTGGAGACAAGATACTGCAGGTTTCCTTCAAAACCAGCAAGGGGGGTCACAAGTAA